In Macrobrachium rosenbergii isolate ZJJX-2024 unplaced genomic scaffold, ASM4041242v1 13908, whole genome shotgun sequence, one genomic interval encodes:
- the LOC136837992 gene encoding uncharacterized protein, with amino-acid sequence MKLIFSLLAIGVAHCAIIANQPSPVPALAHVTVEEEETILTRDRAFTNTHLGSPSNPEGETDAHAGREKYRTRSFKGTLTSIGSKVAKVLRIAGPIYEGVKLIVSFFKTKYQTETNENYWEELAETASALVKETIDQVILRQTQDAVKRMSENLELYLDNNSTVGKFSALDLTIALDIEREIIM; translated from the exons ATGAAACTAATCTTCAGTTTGCTAGCAATCGGCGTGGCCCACTGTGCCATTATTGCCAATCAACCCTCGCCTGTTCCGGCTCTCGCTCATGTGActgtcgaggaagaggaaaccATTTTGACTCGAGATCGCGCCTTCACAAACACCCACTTGGGCTCACCCTCAAATCCCGAAGGAGAGACTGATGCTCATGCAGGCCGAGAGAAATATCGCACGAGAAGCTTCAAAG GAACCCTGACCAGCATAGGAAGCAAAGTTGCCAAAGTCCTGAGAATTGCAGGCCCCATTTACGAAGGCGTCAAACTCATTGTCAGCTTCTTCAAGACCAAATACCAGACCGAAACGAACGAGAACTACTGGGAGGAACTCGCAG AAACTGCCAGTGCCTTGGTTAAAGAGACCATCGACCAAGTGATCTTGCGTCAAACCCAGGATGCTGTCAAACGCATGTCTGAAAACCTCGAGTTatacctcgacaacaacagcacCGTAGGCAAGTTCTCAGCTCTCGATCTCACCATTGCTTTGGACATCGAACGCGAAATCATCATGTAA